From the Pleurodeles waltl isolate 20211129_DDA chromosome 6, aPleWal1.hap1.20221129, whole genome shotgun sequence genome, the window CTATGATGGTGACTATCCGTCACTGTCATAACCAAACCTCTTCAACGGCCAGATGGATTAAGAGCTGTTGTCGAAATGGCTATGTGTCTGCTCATCCAATTAGGATGGGCAGACAtatagccatttttttttactgtcaaaCCCTCCAAACCCTGGCCTCGAGGAACACTATAATGATAATAATGCTCTCCCCGCCATGGGAATAAAATTccatggcgaggggagcactgcattttttattttcaaaaataaaatcccttgttgagattttctttttgaaaataaaaaagaaaactgtgtGGGGCAGGGCTGCGTTAGCATGGTGCTACCCTTTTCTCAAACAACCAAAAGCATTGGGAGAAACCACGTGATTGCAACTCCTGCCAGTGCATTATAAATGACCGCCTGCTCTGCAGTTATTTATAAATGTAGCGGGCCATCATTCCGCCAGGGGGCGGAGTAATATACTCTGTCCCCCCAACGGAACAACAGGCCATCTTTCCACAATTAACTCAGGCCCTAAGATCTGCGAGTTTAAGCTTTGGCTAAGGTTTTATTTATGTTGAGTTTTTGTTTAGCAAAAAGAAACAACTATAGAAGTAAAATTCTGCAAGTAGTTTACATTAGCATAACAATCAATTGGGTTGATTTAATTCAAATTATTGATAACTTCTTATCATTTGTTGAAAAAGTATGTGGTTCAAATAGTCTATTTATCTGTATATTTGTACAAGCAAAGATGCAGAAGTAAGCCTTGTGTGTTATCTAGTAATTTAAATATATCACTGGAGAAAATGTAACCTACTGTTTGTTTTACAGTGTAAAGGAAATTAAAGCTACCTGTGCACTGAATGTGGACTGAAAATGGCTGCGTTGTTAGCAGAAAATTTCAAATTTCTGTCCTTGTTCTTCAAAAGCAAAGATGTGGTGATCTTCAACGGGCTGGTGGCTCTGGGGACGGTTTGCAGTCAAGAAGTGTTTTCCGTGGTCGCTTTTCACTGCCCCTGTTCTCCAGAGCGGAACTACCTTTATGGGTTTGCTGCAATTGGAGTGCCTGCTCTGGTTTTCTTCCTTATTGGAATGATCCTGAACAACCACACGTGGAACCTGGTGGCAGAGTGTCGGGGCCGCGGGGTGAAGAACTGCACAGCGCCAGCCACATTCTTACTGTTTGGTAGTATTGTGGGACGGGCTGTCGTGGCTCCCGTTACTTGGTCAGTTATTTCTCTTCTGCGTGGTGAGGCCTATGTTTGTGCCCGCAGTGAATTTATCAAACCTGAGAGTCTGCCAGGCTTCCCATTTGAACATGGACCTCAGACGATGGCACGGTTCCCATGCAAAGATACTCCTGTGGAAGTGTTGATGTTCAAGGACGAAGTCATCAGAAGATTGAAATATGAATCGCAGGTACTTCTTGCATTGCCTTTTGGAGACATAATGTTGTTAAGGGATTTATTATGAATTCAGTTATCCTCACCTATATTAACAAAATTTTGTTTAGCACTAAAGTAATATGATCTTGATTAAGATAACTCATatctctttttttaataaaaatcagTTTGAATGTTAAATATTTTCCATGGAGCTAGAGAGATAATGGAACATACAAAGAATGCATACACCTAGCTGCCACCACAAAATACATATTGGTTACCTGTTAAGGGTCACACATCTCTTTTCTTCAAGAGACCAATCTCCTCCCACTCGAGTGCTATCGACTCCAGGAATGGTGGCCTCGGCTGACATACTCCTCTGACTACTCGGCCTAAGCCAGAGGAACCACTATGTGGATCTGTGCAGGGGTCCAATTTACCTCACACTCAGCAGTCACAGACCCTGAGTGTAGACTTGTGTTAACGGAGGGCTCAATGGGTGGCACATTTCTAGTTTTGGTAAGCATATATTACCCAAATTCAGAACTACCAGCTGTCCTCCCTAGACTCTCTGGGTTCCTAGCCTCCTGGGCCCATCGCACTTGTATTCTGGGTGGGGAGTCCTTAGACACAGCTCTAGACAGATTATACCCCACATTACCACAAACCCCAGTGACCACTAATACTCGTTTCTTGACTGACTAGCTGCACCATTGAACATCAACTGGCATTGGGAGGCAACATAATCCCATCCACTTATATTCTTAATATTCACCCTCACTTGAGCTCCATGTGCTAATCAACCATATTGTCTGCTCATCTTATCTCTGACTGTCCCTTTCCCAATCTGATTATTTGGGTAGTCATATATCAGACCACTGTCATCTTGTGTCTTCACTGCTTTTCGTATGAAAGCTGTCTCCTGTTCCCACTTGGCAACTTCAGGGTAATACACGAAGACATCCCCCCTTCAGGGACTCACTGGCTGAACTGACTACTTCAAGGCAATGGCCAGGAACACCACGTCTTTCTCcatagaatgggatgccttcaaagtgGTTCTCAGGGGTCACTGCTCACATAAAATCTCCTATACACGCTAGTTGACGGAGAAGGAACTCTCTTGGGTGGAAGAAACCTCTAGAGCCCTGGAACGTCAGTTCATCGCTGACTCATTCTGTAGGGACACCCATGCAGGGGCACGAGTCCTGGAAGTGACCCTGTGGGCAAGACTTAGGCCCTTCGACTCCAAGCGATAGATTGTCCGTGTCCATGCTGAGGGTGATAGAGTAAAGGTATTACTAGCCTGCCTCATCTCTTAAGAAACTTCCCAAACTCCTAGTGTCAAATTTTAGGATACCTGCTAGAGGGAGCTAGAGGAGACCTGCTAAAGGAGCTAAAGAATACCCAGGAAGGAATTCTCTGATGCTTGTTCGGTGGTTGTCTTTACACCAAATCTGAAGGCAACCTACCTCCACTTCAGACCTGCAGCTCCCCTGTATCACCCCTCAGAATTGTGAAGGCCAATTGTATTCGACTGGGCTCTTATAGCGCTGGGAGAAAGTGCTCTGAAAAGGATCAAGCAGTTTCACAACGCACTAATGTAGCTCTAATACCTTGCTAAGAGAATTATCTCTTCAGACTGAAAACCCAAAGCTCCTGTCTCTCTGGCAACCTGGTTTCGAACCCTCCTTAAATGGGATACTGCAGAGATCTCTGTACTGAGAAGAGGACAGAGGGCTTCGAAAAGCTCATTGGAGCCAGCTGGGGAATCATACATAGAACACTTAGCCATTATGGCTGAGAATAGTCCCTGTTAAAGCATCCCCTCCAGCATAACACAATACGGCAATAACACCTGCATCCTATAGGCAGATAGATGATTGTGATGCTAACAACAAAGACTTGGTACTAcagtattttctctttactcctaaTTCGACATAGCTTAATAGTTTCATctttatttgcatagttaattaaaaccattgtaaTAAAACCAACATTCACAGCTA encodes:
- the LOC138300290 gene encoding calcium homeostasis modulator protein 2-like; the encoded protein is MAALLAENFKFLSLFFKSKDVVIFNGLVALGTVCSQEVFSVVAFHCPCSPERNYLYGFAAIGVPALVFFLIGMILNNHTWNLVAECRGRGVKNCTAPATFLLFGSIVGRAVVAPVTWSVISLLRGEAYVCARSEFIKPESLPGFPFEHGPQTMARFPCKDTPVEVLMFKDEVIRRLKYESQLIGWMLLAAVAVAVFLVKCMQRCTSPLGYHQEAYWSQYRSTESELFNRTANVHAKILAASNVKQFFGFVALDKDEKELIQENPSNEVQSSPQWNAITGVYLYREKNNIPLYSRLHKWAKGLMGNGTDLEYKETALLAV